The sequence below is a genomic window from Candidatus Zixiibacteriota bacterium.
TGTCGTCAGCCTCATTACTGAGGTGTGTTGATACTCCGAGCCAACCGATTCGGCGGCAGTCACAGGAATCAAATTCCGGTACGTATGGTTTGATGTCAAGCAGCGGAGTACCATCAATCAGGTCGACATCCTCCACTGTCAATGTGCATTCTGAGACGCTTATCAGTTTGTCTGCGAAAATCCCTATTGGATTTGGCCTCGATGGAGCTCGCGTGGCGAACAATCCGCGCGGCACAGTG
It includes:
- a CDS encoding SAM-dependent methyltransferase; this translates as MIGFDRIWLVFWFHRSREPKLTVVPFRDTVPRGLFATRAPSRPNPIGIFADKLISVSECTLTVEDVDLIDGTPLLDIKPYVPEFDSCDCRRIGWLGVSTHLSNEADDRSERD